A region of the Aethina tumida isolate Nest 87 chromosome 3, icAetTumi1.1, whole genome shotgun sequence genome:
tagcaCACAAACATAACAGATACGAAAATGTTGGGAAGTATTTTTCGTGCATATAAATTGGAATTATCAATATGATGATAATGACGGTATGATGTGATATTCTGAAATAATGCAATacgtatatttacaaattgttaatataaaaatgttgtcaTTGTTAAGACctcaaaatcttaaaaaataatcatattttagaTGTTGCTAATATGTTAATACATTTGATCATTTGCTCAAATATTGATCAGTTTGTGGTCACACATTTGCTATACAAATGTGCACATTTCGCAGTAACCAAATCAATTCTAGCATTAAAATATCACGGCTATTATCGATTTTATTTCcgtaaatgaaaacaaaagcGGTTTTTGATGTTACATTACTTCGTTCAACGGTGCACAAATGACGAACCACACTAATTGAGTGGCCAATTAAAATCTCTAGTATGAAACGACTAATTGCCCATGCTGGTTCTAAACAGTGGCAAATTCAGTttgattctttttattattgctgTTCTATACAAAGATAACAAGtttcaatcaaaatataaatctttaagggacttttaaaatcatatttgaaaaaatttattagtaatattttttacaaattatacacttttataatatataaatatttatcagaaCCTTCcaatagaattaaattgttcacattatttttgttaaacaggcaataaatttattttgggtGTTAATTGAATTGGAACGAAAATACCTcgttattgttttaaacagCAAACATCACGACTGAATCCATTCAAGCCTgcagaaaattgaatttaatacaaaCTTTACTAATTGAATATCCcctctgaaattttaatttcctattctgaacaattaaattgaattgaaaagtaATAGTTTCGACAGTGGTTAGAGTAACAGAATAATTCACTGGAATGAAACTGGTCTGAATGAGACAGAACATTAATTGCTCTCgtagtttgaattaaatacacTGTTTTATGAATCGGATTGGTTTGAGTACTCACTATCATTACTTatctttattttctattaaagaaataattcacCGAATAAACCTAAAAGTTGTCAAACAATAGCGGTAATTTATCCATTCAGTTTAcgaaaagaaaaatagaaaattgaaagaaaaaacatCTCATTTTCAACTCGTTTCTGAAAGTGACATTCGTTATAAGAtatcttataattatattaatataattgatttcgtcaataaaaatgcttaatttcatataaatagaaatataataaaatatctttgcATATACCATAGACtatcattttgtttttctaaacGTAGGTGGTCGAAAGAACAAATTTACACacacttaaaaaaatgagttaaaaatgaaatgaagtaACAACCGTCTTTGGAATACTAATTGTAAgtgtaattaaagtttaaacgaAAGTTCTGAGAGAGTGAAGAGACTGAAGAGggtaaagaaatttaatccCTCTAAAAGGAGTGAAAGGGCTAATTTATCTCAAGTCGCCAACAGCTCATTTCTCTCAGGTCTTCTAATTATATACTTTACGCTAATTAATTCAtctataatcattattttcagtgttttattgttactaaaatattactcaGTTCTAAATGATCTTTAAAAAAGAACTTCATTTTcagtattacaaataaatatgtaaaaactaattgtcatttccaaattaaggcaaaataatttgaacagTTAGGATATATATCCAGACGTGGCCCTGTTGTTATTAGAAATgacaacttttataattttgtaacaatggaaaaaaattgtatttccaACAgtgatagaaatatttattcagtgtGTTTCAACTCAGTGAAACTCTGaagcattttttatgaataatgtcTAGGTCATCCAAATGAGGATATCACTTTTGAGATGATCAAAAATATGACACCGCTGAGGCTGAAGACATCTTAATTGAACATATACAGAACATTCTAACAACTCATTTGTCACAACTGACAATAAATATACACGTATGTCAACTTTAAAAGAAGTGATTAGACACATCCACTCTATTTGCCTGATCACCCAATGATTATTTACATGAAAAATTGTctcaacagaaaaaataataggcTCCAATGATGAATTCATTGCTGAAACGAATACTTATTTTGAAGGTTTGGAGTAATCGTATTTTTAGAGGGGATACGAAAGACagaaaaactttggattaaatAAGAGGAGTgagtatattgaaaaatataataaattttaaatatttttgtttcttattgAAATTAGtccatttgaaattttctaaaactttaatgttataaaaagtatttttttataaatggttttatatattttgtttaaatattcacgTGTTATTATGTACAATTGTTACACTGATTTCAATAAAAgagattaaattatacttactaaatacaatattaaatatttctaaaattgtaaGACAGGACAGTGAAAGCGATTTCACAATAATCTTGAACTCACTTATTGTTCGCGTGTACATTCAATTTTCAGCGGTCGaggaaataatgaatttatgatTGGAGTCGAATCGAGTTTCGAAGAATAAAACTCACCCCGCCGTTACTCGATGGGAattcgttaaaatttaaatgctcgTTAAACTGTGCGAGAGTTTAAATATGTCTGAGGAAcatgaaaacaaattttcctTTGCCATCTTGCGTAACGACGGTGGAATTAATGATTCTATATAGGTAGGATTTCGGtccttttgttttaaacatcaaacggtattttttatttattacatgaaCTTATTGTGTATCATTAGATATTGTCGAACTAAATATCCTTAAGGGACtacgaaaaaaaaactaagTATAAGTTAGAAGACAGAAATTAACGTATAAAATCAGCTTTTAAACTAaacagtataataaattttgcaacGTCTATTCTGTTCTCATTCATTTGAAATACAATCGcaacattataatattaaattgtgtttttgtgACAAAACTAAATTCAACAATTCGCACAACAATTACAGAGGAATAACAAAATAGTTTCTCTCTGAAACTGACGgccaaaattaaatacaataactacttttcaaatataatttttaaatgtttatgttaaaatgaaatatttttttttaatatttttaaatataattattttttttttataaaccaaaattttaaagaatattaaacaattgaatCTATATGAAACTAGGAGACATATATCAAGATATTATTATCACATAACTGTATGACATCCCAGATATTGGAAACTACTACTTGAGTGAATTAAGAAATGTTTATTACTTACATgcatattttaactaataatgacTATCTTATGTGATTTTTGATATACGttagtgtttttaaattaattttgtatgtgactctaaataaaaataaataaattcagtaataaatataatatatccaAACACTATcagaatacaattaaataccGAAAcctcatttattatattttcatggaTAAAGTGGATTaagataacaataaatataataatatttccatATATTGCTGATTATTcagacattattttatattctgactgataatattaaatacataattcataaattacaacaaaagcaaaataataattatctactTTTCTAAAACCAGAGATACTAAATACATATTCGcgtaaaagaatttaatttttttaacaagtaattaattaatgctttctttttataatttttcttaacacATAAGGACTAAGAACTAAGGCAAAAAGAAAAATGCTTTTTTATGTATTCTCTATGttgtacttatttttttaattactttcgaAGTATTTGTCTGAAAATGCTTTTTTTATGTGTTCTCTatgttatacttattttttaattactttcgaACTATTTGTCTGAAAACTTTTACATTGGTTAAAGGCAaccgtaaaataaataagttgtcTCACCAGACAAGtatcaagaaaaataataaaaatgatcatcaaaaatatcaaattcacaattactaaaagaaaatatgtgtgtaatgtatgaaaaaataaaattgaatgaaaatctCACCGGATCACACAAGCAAAAGCACTCAGCGAAATTCGCGCGCGTCAGTCGATTTTATTCGCGGGACGCGCTCCAGCAGTTTGCGGATCAGTTGGGGATACGGCCGAATCGAAAGCGGCGCGGATCGAAACTGACGGGACAGAGTGCGGTGGCGGTGGCGACGTCGACGACGGCAACCTGTGCGCTTCCGCCCCGCGTTCTGGACACCGCACGCCCCGATGTCACTCTGcatttttttccaatataaTATTGTCTGTCGCTTTtacttgttattatttatttttacttaatattagtaaatttgaaGAACTAGATGGTCATTTTAACGGCACTCTGAAGATTATCATTACTTTAAGAAAGTGAAATATTACACGTTACTTCTGGTAAActgtaacaacaataaaacttttgGTTTTTGTTTGAAGATGGTTGAATCACTTTTTGATTAGAAATAGACATACTTGACATGTATTTCTTCTCTAGACAGAAAcacaattatttgaaataaataaaatgttttcgcATTATTgaatcaataataatcataaatgtATAACCTTAAAAGTATTAGTCGCTTAAAATATTGGTCCCATTAAATAGTTATAACTTAAATATGAATCACATCAAATTGTAAATCAATGAATTTTGCATTGATTATCTTATGTAACGTTACGTGAAATCCATTGGGTATTATACAAGCGAAGTTATAACAACCGGGAACACGCACAGTGAATTGAATAACATACATGATATCCCAAGGGTACTTCAGaacataaaagaaatttttaaattgttgtgtcATTAATATGCACAGGCTGTTTCACGTTCGTGGTCCATAAGATGTTTCTGATGAACAACAAAagatataatttcataatattttaacaattcaaattagactATTTATCACATCCATAACCCTTCTGTTATTAACCTTTTCTTcatgtcaatttttaaaaatttacaaataaaaaagttagtaataattttcataaataataaacccaGAAAAAAATCGTTTTGAATCAATCAGTAGCCCCTAAGTAGATTTTCAAAACTTTGgaaaattttgtcaaatatgtGAAACTACTACATGTTGCACAAGGGTAGTTTCATGTATACAGtgtgtataatatttcaaaaataaaactactaaattaattaaatattttatttaaatatctgtaTAAATGAACactcatatatatatttatgaacaaaTAGTGTTTATGCCAATAAATACTTAACAGATAACATACATTAGCAAAATTGATTCCACTTTATTCAATAACATTCTCCAAAAGTAGCTATATAtaacgaaattcaaatttataaacttcatagaaataagataaattttggatataaatttctagatacataaataacatatattagttttttaaataattcttttttgtgagtgataaattatttttgtgtcgATAAGAATTTTCGATTCGTTGCTTGACTGTAACCCTGTCAGATAAAAATGGACGACCGACTAAACAAAGACGGAGCGGGATCAATTTACTAAAggaactttttatttacattagctTAATATTTGGCACTATCATCATTGCTTCAATTTCTTTCCCtcaatttattatacctatataatattcatatattaaagtaatactattaattttgtcctAGCGAGTAAGTAGTTGTACgatttaatgttaatgaaaacgtgactatttaattttaaaatggcaCGGATATATTATAGTTTCGTCCTATCCCGAATTTGCATGTCATCTTCATGTTTGTTTGTCTACACATATAGAAGAGTGAATTTCATGTCTTCAGTACATATCTATAAATACTCGTCGTGAAAGATGTAAATAgaagtgtttaaattattgataagtCTATCAAATATTCGTTTCTAGGACTAGTCTAGTTGTGCATTCACAGTCAATCATATATCGCTTCTCTATCAATAGAGACGTTTTGTTCAGGAAAATATCCGACCTTATCATCTTTGTTATAGCCTTTAAGCCATCCATCCCTGTAACCCTCACGTCCGATGACAAAGACCTCTTCGCCTTCAGTCAATGATAACTCGTGATCATCATCGGAATTAAAGCTTTCAATCACTATAGCGACAAGTTGACGATATGGCCAATGTAGAATCGTATCTTCCGCCAgtctagaaattatttaattatatatttagttcaattataaaaattatttttgtttaaatacctCTCAAAGTTTTCCCTGAGACTATAATGTTGATAGTTGATTATTAATTCCTCTATGCTATTAAAGTACTTGGAGGGAGACAAGTAATATTTAACCGAGTCGCTATTCGAAGGttcagtacacataattttcatgTGCTTTACCATTGTACCATCAGTCctgcaataataaaaaatagtaaaattaacgTTACatggatataaattaataaaatacttaagcGAAAGCGCGTAACGGTCCTGCTCCCTACTTTTCGGGCGAATACGCACAAGGTAGGTGCCACGCTTGCGACCACGCAGCTTTGTCTCCGCCAATTGGCGGTCCATTTCTCCGACAAACCATAATTGATGGCGAAGAGGATCGTCACCGTGTGCCTCGTTCAAGGGTGGTGGTACAGGTGGTGGCGAAGGTGCTAGTCCAGGGGCTGGCACATGTTCATGCATGCGGGAGTGTCTAGCGTGACCCATGCATCGTCTTAAGTTAGCGATGCACTGTTTGTGGAAAGCATCGCCACAGCTAGTGCAACGGTAACCCTGGTAGATCAGTCCTCGCAAGTATTTCGAACAGAAGTGACAAGTGGTGGGTTTCTTAAAAGTAGTATATTCCAACTGATGGTTGGTACGTTGCGCCACTGCCGGTTTCAAGTTATCGAGTGCGTCtctcaatattttcattagcGAGCGTTTCAGATCTTCGGTTCGCACGAACACGGTAATAACGCTCGACTGATCGTTTCGAACCAGATGGAATTGATTCATCATTTTCAAATCCCGCTGAAGAGTCTGGCGCTGATGACCGTCTTCCACGTGAAAGTCGCGCAACCGTATGATTTCACGGAAGGAGAAACCCTTCGATTGCTGCTTACATACGATAATGCATGTTTCGAAGATAAATACGTAGCGACTTTTGATGGGACGACTGTTTTCGTGGTACTTCATTCGCAGGTCACAATCTTTGAGTAGACGTCCGTACTCCTCGCAAGGAAGATCACCGGCTGTGGTAACCCAATCGCCGATTGACTGTTGTACGTTTTTAATAACTGTGGCGTTGTCGCTGTCACGAGCCGCTTCATTGATGTAGCCCGCTACATCCAACATAATTTCACGAGTACGTGTTAAAGCTATATACTCTTCATGATtctgtaatttaattggttgGGGTGAATaacgtttgtttttatttatctacatGTTTTACTCACATTCGACGTATTTTCTATGAGTTTCTCCAGTAATAAATGGTACTTCAGTATGCGTTGCATCGGTACTGAAAGCACATCTCGTAACTTGAATCTACCATTGTTGTCCATCTTTTCGCATTTCtgtaacaataattatcaGTACAATTTAGATTTCAAGTACAATAAGGGAGATGGTACGGTACTCACCGCTACTTCGTTATTAAAATCCGAATGCTCGCTATTATCGCACAGTTCTTGAAGTCTAGATGTTGCATGTTG
Encoded here:
- the LOC109593850 gene encoding protein vav isoform X1, which gives rise to MAFAYNLEANDELWRECAQWLTQWELIRPDHRVNLPDSRINHFANILRDGVLLCKLLNKIDPGCIDMKSINLKPTMARFLCIRNIRTFLQTCQSSFNLKQNDLFDEAMLFDLTNFHKVLCTLSKVSLHPKALRTNIRGFNVQKENTREEDEIYQSLQTEVLPLGMSRAASGGIGGCGTSERNGWLQFTIPCNLSEEREEQAYEDLCYVTISAELYDEQTHTYEKRDFVINELLDTEKNYVEVLTNLKKNFMIPLYQYLNDDDMRTIFCNIEELHEIHSAFYSELVQIRNPTPGTQPPKLSSIFMKYRDKFLAYGQYCANLQHATSRLQELCDNSEHSDFNNEVAKCEKMDNNGRFKLRDVLSVPMQRILKYHLLLEKLIENTSNNHEEYIALTRTREIMLDVAGYINEAARDSDNATVIKNVQQSIGDWVTTAGDLPCEEYGRLLKDCDLRMKYHENSRPIKSRYVFIFETCIIVCKQQSKGFSFREIIRLRDFHVEDGHQRQTLQRDLKMMNQFHLVRNDQSSVITVFVRTEDLKRSLMKILRDALDNLKPAVAQRTNHQLEYTTFKKPTTCHFCSKYLRGLIYQGYRCTSCGDAFHKQCIANLRRCMGHARHSRMHEHVPAPGLAPSPPPVPPPLNEAHGDDPLRHQLWFVGEMDRQLAETKLRGRKRGTYLVRIRPKSREQDRYALSLKTDGTMVKHMKIMCTEPSNSDSVKYYLSPSKYFNSIEELIINYQHYSLRENFERLAEDTILHWPYRQLVAIVIESFNSDDDHELSLTEGEEVFVIGREGYRDGWLKGYNKDDKVGYFPEQNVSIDREAIYD
- the LOC109593850 gene encoding protein vav isoform X2, with amino-acid sequence MAFAYNLEANDELWRECAQWLTQWELIRPDHRVNLPDSRINHFANILRDGVLLCKLLNKIDPGCIDMKSINLKPTMARFLCIRNIRTFLQTCQSSFNLKQNDLFDEAMLFDLTNFHKVLCTLSKVSLHPKALRTNIRGFNVQKENTREEDEIYQSLQTEEMTPRPRSVTEEYEDIYHEILIDRLGASRKDEQTHTYEKRDFVINELLDTEKNYVEVLTNLKKNFMIPLYQYLNDDDMRTIFCNIEELHEIHSAFYSELVQIRNPTPGTQPPKLSSIFMKYRDKFLAYGQYCANLQHATSRLQELCDNSEHSDFNNEVAKCEKMDNNGRFKLRDVLSVPMQRILKYHLLLEKLIENTSNNHEEYIALTRTREIMLDVAGYINEAARDSDNATVIKNVQQSIGDWVTTAGDLPCEEYGRLLKDCDLRMKYHENSRPIKSRYVFIFETCIIVCKQQSKGFSFREIIRLRDFHVEDGHQRQTLQRDLKMMNQFHLVRNDQSSVITVFVRTEDLKRSLMKILRDALDNLKPAVAQRTNHQLEYTTFKKPTTCHFCSKYLRGLIYQGYRCTSCGDAFHKQCIANLRRCMGHARHSRMHEHVPAPGLAPSPPPVPPPLNEAHGDDPLRHQLWFVGEMDRQLAETKLRGRKRGTYLVRIRPKSREQDRYALSLKTDGTMVKHMKIMCTEPSNSDSVKYYLSPSKYFNSIEELIINYQHYSLRENFERLAEDTILHWPYRQLVAIVIESFNSDDDHELSLTEGEEVFVIGREGYRDGWLKGYNKDDKVGYFPEQNVSIDREAIYD